The Plutella xylostella chromosome 25, ilPluXylo3.1, whole genome shotgun sequence region CGTAAGTGTCTCTCGAAGACATTATTAGAACGAAAAAAACGAAACAGACATTTATTAtgtcaaaacaaataaagacgatcagcatttttttcgttaaatgaCATCTCTGACTTTCTTCAGATTTTAGTTTGTAACCCTAAGCCTGCAAGAATTATTTTAGTCTCTTCATACGTTTCAAAagctattatgtataatagtTATGGATATGATTCAAAGTAAATTTGAAATATGTTTTCAAAGATCACAATTCTTTAGTTGAGGTGCTTTTAGCAGCTGGCGTTCTTAAACCATAAAATTGAACGGATAATTAAACAAGATAATAATAccgtttaaaattaatatcttAATATAGAAACCGCAACAAAAAACCCTTCTCATATCCTACCCTATTCTTCTGAATAAACTACCTGAAGTTgcacttataaaaaaaaaaaactatggttGTGAAATTTTTAATCTAATGGTTTTCTAATAACCGGTATTTCTTTTCGCATTAATTGAAAGGGATCGGTAGCATATTCGAGCAGATGTAGGaaattattgttaatatcCACCAatacgataaaaaatatattatgtaagtaccaactgttcagaagggctagtacggcgggcatttaagacgtgacaagagttttgcatcgcgctcactcgcATCGCGCAgactcaagagcgagcgcgacggagaacttttgtcacgtcttaatagcgccccgtgctacagggcctggGGTGATAAATTGTCTTCAACAACCCGTACCCAAAATGTTCCACCTACAACATACAAATAGCTTTTCAcacatttcaaaaaaaaaaaatcaaaaatatttatttttatttatttatttatttttatttatttgacttCTTTAAGAAAATTACCTTTAACTTCTTTCCCCggtaacatttaatttataactgGCAACATTACAGGATGAGTCTTTTAGCTTTGAAATGTAAAATTGGTGATAATTTGTTTCGTGTGCAGAgtttcattaattaatttactataATTAAAACTTCGGTTTTCATGAACATTTGAACACGCAACGTTTATGGAGTTTTGGagtgttaattatttattttaactaatgTACCTTTATCCTcctgaccccgagaggtataaatgtatgcactgttcataaattaaaaaaataaatttaactactgaactgttttgtcactttgtcaaagcacaaattgtttaagggataggtactttataaaactttaaaggaataacagggatactccataaaactttgaatatagctatttttaaactatatatttttattttttttcaatgtcctactcatagcacgccaggtATCAGGAGGGTAATATACGTAGGTATGTACTATTatagactagggtttgtcgccgtggtgaaaggatgggccagtcagattagcgtcagttGCTGACTGGCCAGGGTGCGCCTGGGGTGGGTTTAttcactcacgggcaatgaaaaagttttatttgccATTTACATTCTATATGGATAtccactggaactttttaattgttcgtcattgaaaataacaGGTTACACGTTTCTCGAGAAGGCTCATCTAATCCCTTGAACCTTTAAACCTCTCAACAACCCTATCATTAATCAATTTCTATTGCCACCTCGGTCACCACTGGAAACTAAATATGTGATCGGAAAGTTTATATTGACTGATACTCTCGTCATCACGAGCCAtcatgtccccactgctggcgCACAgatctccttccaatgaaggaagggcttTAGGCTGTAATACATATTAATTTCTCACAACACATTTCCTCCTCACCAGACACAAGCGGAAAGTAACGAACCTGCTGCCGTCGAAGTCTTCAGCCCCAAACAACTCGGGGTCTGCTCggcgcgcgcccccgccggCTCCGCTGTACGAGGACCTGCAGGACCTCCCGCGGAGGCCGCCGCTGCCACATCGACCTGAACTGGAGCCTCAGCTAGAGGTAAGAGGTTTTGGAGTCATTGGGTTGCATGGGAGTATGTGGCTTCTTGGAGCTAAGATACTATAGCAACTTTGGTAAACATCAACGGCAGTAAGATTCAGTGCAGCCAAGTATATTCCAAGGGCGTCTAAGCGATGATGTATTGATGATCAGGGCACTATGGTGACTGTGACTTGTAGAGAAATAACGGAAATGCTTAAAGAGCACTATAATGGTGACTGTCACTTGTGGAGATGGAGAGCAGATGCTTATAGAGACttaaaaatcatgaaaatcaCACTAAGTTTCTCTATCTATATTTGCCATTTGTCTAACTTGAAATTTTCACTATTCACAGATGGTAGAGACAAAAAGACCAGGCTGCCCGGGCCGAGTATTCGTCTGCGGAGCTGGAGGCACATGGCGAGGTGGCGGCGCCTGCGGAGACGCCTGTGGAGCCCCTCTTTACGAGGAGTTACCCCACCGGTCCGACGACTCGGTCCACAGTGACGACCACTTCGCAGAGGACGAGCTGAGCCTCGTCGGTGAAGCCGCCCCCTGCAGGACTTGCTCgcggccgccggcgccgcaCTCGCTCCCGCACCGGCCAAGACAGCAGCGTCTCGACCGAAGACCCAAGTCTTTAGAGCGGCGCCGCGCTGCCCAGCATCGAATGCCGCGGCACGTCCACCCGCCTGACCCTTCAGAGTTCCATGAAGGGGTTCTGTTGGATGCGCTGCTGAGGCTATACCCTCAGGTGGGGACGGTGGGCGCGAGGCCTCACGGCCAGATGccggggggcggcggcgcgtggCCCGGCGGGGAGCTGCCTGGTATCGGCTGCTGGAGAGGCCCAAGGGCGTCCCCGAAGCCTCCCAGTGGGGACTCCTCCTTCGGTTCAGACTCAGGCTACAGCAACAACACGTGCGGCACGTGCGGCACGCGAGCCTCCTCCAGACATCGTTTGTCGGCGGAAATACCGATGTCATGAACGTTACAGTGCTCTGAGCTACGGACTGTGTGTTAAGGATCCCCCCCATGTGCCATGGCGAGCGAGTGACAGTGAAGACAGTTCTTGAGATATCCTAAGTCTTTGCATCGGTTATGTGAAGAGATTAGGCGTTCTTGCATTTAGTAACGATAGTACTAATACTTTGCCTTCTACCTGTAAGCATATTCTGTAAACAAGGCCTGAATAATTAACGATTTGTTGAAAGCCTTATGTTAAtatttgtatgtacctatttaactaAGTTTCACATTTGTATAAACTTAGGTTCTAATTAGAACTTCACTTGAATTTAGAGACGAGCGTATTttacttgtaaaaatatttctttttagaTACAAGttcaatttatgtaaatattttcaccTGACCATATTTAAGTAGCTAGAGCAGTTACATTTTGACATAGTTAGTTGTTCCAAACTAGTCTTTAAATTAACATGTAATGAGAAAcgtttgaaataaaaaccaaaCACAGTCTTGTGtataaaaattacaacattatacctagttaataaatcaaaatttgtAGATACTGTATATAAGTTGTAGAAACATAAGTTTAGTTAACTAACTAATGTAAGACATTACTGAGTGAAATTCCCGTTTTCTGATATGAGTTCTCATGTTAAAGTTGTGCCAATAATGAACAATCAACatcatataaaataaagacTAATTCAATAAATCTCTTAGTAATCGCTACTACCAATGCTGGATAACTCACTCATCATATACGGTTTTTATTATCAATgactaaaaaatattatctgtatCATTTTCGTTGAGCGGCTGACTATAATGAAGGTCAGGTACATTGACCTGTGgaaccaccaccgaacattagcaattaacaatcttTAAGGTACCTGGAACTCAACTGAAAAAACTAAACTCCAACTTAATTGTCTGACTTTATACATGAGATCTTATCAGAAACTGGGTgaagattttataatcataTCACAAATAATCTAATCAGAACATTTGTAACGTTGGActctttcatatttattttatttacttaccactTTCTCTGGTGCTAAACATTCAAACTTGATAGCAATATTATATAGTATTTTCTCGTAGTGATTTGTTTGTCAGTAACATTATAGTATGTCTGTAGGCCTAAATATTGAGTAAGTTTTTCAAGTAAAAATAGGTTTCttgattattataaattgcCTCAGTCATTTCATTTCTACTTTTAGACATATTTAAGTAACGCTTTCATGTGTGCAGAGCTTATTATTCAAGGTACATATTACATACAAGTTAAATTCGAAATTGTctccataattatgtattttacgtGTATTTAGCAAATTTATTAGAAGTGCCGATCGTTGTATTATTTATGAGACATttaggttttttaaatttgtaaattaatCAAACGATATCATTGTTTTTGGAAAAActtgttttgtttaatatttttgtataattatttaagacatatttatttttattttgtaatgaaCTTGAGGATTGTGACACTATgatattgtaattaaaattcTTGGACTTGTTGTCCGGTCTATAAATATTGGAAAGcacaataaaatgaaaataaatacatttttaagaaataacttgtcttttgttttatggTTTCTTTGGTTGAGAAGCAGCAGAATTACCATAGTCATacaggtacttaaataatctGCCGAAATGAATTAAACCACATGATCAGCTGATGGTGATTGGACAACTTGAAATTACCCAATTAAATTATGAACTGTTTCATTTgtaaactatatttatttatttaatcctttattgcacaaatatataaataagtgtacaaagggtggacttaatggtaatatatactatacaggatagtttaaaaatgaaaCGGTTAATAATTAGTAAAGAACAAAAAGGAATGATCATGGTGATTAGTAATACTCAATTGGTATTCATTATTATGAAGCTTCCGAAGTCGAGCTAGTTTCAGTGATTGAAGAAGTTAGTTACACAAACTACTCATGGCAGGAAACAATTTCTgaacgcttccgtgcttcggacggcacatTAAGCCGTGGATctcggttgctgcttcggcagcagtcgttaagcctagtcagaggccttcgggcagcttgaaaacatgtGACAGTCGggtgcccacttacccgacaactctctcagcactagcttgcttgtgttggggtccaccaacccgcactaggccagcgtggtggacttaagcctaaaacccttccttctttggaaggagacccgtgccccagcagtggggacgtgatgggttgtgatgaatTATGCTCCGGGATGCGGttctatgtatgtgtatgtttgaAAAGCAatccatattaaaatatattaaatcagCCCCAGCGATCTACTATTCCGGATCCGGATTACTAATATAAGGCAACGTAACGGgcaacttaataaaataaagagtgTGGATGGCTAGCTCTCATGCAGACTCCACTCGCCAAGGCTCGTACCGAGAACCTCTAGGAGTCACCCTGCGAGAGTCTGCATGCGCCATTAGACGTTACTTTATCCCGGATTCAAGTCatcgaatatttttttaaattaataaatgagggtagaatgtatattctaattaataaaaaaatgtggggTACTTTTAGGCCACAGATCCTGGTTGTGATTCGGTTTTCGTCTCGGGCGGTCGGTTCACATGTTCACAAACGCGAGACGCTTTCGCGATCggattttgttttgtgatttgtgtTTTCGTATTGAGTGTTTATCATTGCCATTACTGTTCAAACGTGAAGTGATAGGTGAAGAAAGAGTGAAAATCGAAGTGAGATGCGAAGTGAAGTCTGATTTTACAGATATGACAGGCTGATAggaattaaatgtttgattaTGTGGAAAACAATTGAGtgtgtataataaaataactgatgatcaGGATTGTGGCAGATGTCGTCGTACCAGCCCACTCAAGGCTCATCactatgtaagtaagtatttactaaattatatttataactaaactttactatacagagtgttgcaaaaatggtgctaagccgaaacctacgtacGCGTCATGTAAAATCTAAGCCTGAAAATAAAATCCGAATGTCGacattcgcgaaaaaaaaaatcgccATAGTTTAATGTCACGTGACTAACacagtttctatggaaaattaatatattttttgtataggtacacttttagcaacactctgtatataaGTAAGGCTTACGCACTATTTAATCAATAAAGGATCAAATTACAAACACTCGCGCAATCATGTAGCCGCCATATGCAATTTGCAAGCCCATAAATTGCGCACATTATCAAATCTTCAAACAAATCTACAAGAATATTATCTTAGTCACGTTGGCAACACATGTATGGGGCCATACAATAAAATGAAGAAGTGTATGgccataaataataatacaattaccACAACATGATATTTTCAGCTCTCACACAAGACCATACACCGGCGCGGTTGATGAAACTATCTCTTGTCTGTTTGTTTGTCTTTTCACTTGGTGGGCGATTGCCATTTCAATGATTTACTTAtcaatttgataataatacctaaaaaaCAGGGTGTTTCGCACATGGACCGTCAAATTTCGGTGGTTGAGGTGGTCATgggaagtatttttttctatgagACCTATGTCCAAAACCCAAAAGTTAttgatatttacttttttttctactCTTTCTATAATAACCTAAAATTTCCTCTTAAGTAAATATATGTGACATAACTTTTTGCTTATCTTTAGAAGTTATAACATGAGTgttatgtgtgtatgtattatacaatttttgaattgaaaagttacaataaaatCGCGTAAATGGCATCCGCCCTCGGCTATATCCATTCGCGCGGGCTCTCCTCCGTAAATCATCACTCCCTCCGGCTGAATATTAATATCTTTGTTTGCAGAAAGCTTATAAGAAACCATGGTTAATCTAGTGTTAATCTTTATAGTGTTGTTAAACGTAGTATCTTTATTATAAAGTACAAATACAAGGGCGGGGATGGTGTATTTGCATGAGTGTTCAGATTGTTCAGAGGTGTTAGTCTTTATAGCAGGCTGTTTGGGCTATCGTAATGAAAACATTGTCTTAAATCACAGTGTTTGGTTAACCACCCAGGTCTGATTATGACATCACAACAAGtgttacctatatacctataatatataggtatctatGTATAACACAGTGgggatatttttataatttgtgaGTTTaattgttactctttcacactTTGATAATGAAGCTTAAAATGATATTgcttatttatacctacatctaatttaattaatacctCGCATATCAGCAATTTTTGGCCCGtgaaagaatatttttttcagccaAAGATAAGAAAAGTCGcgcatataaaaataaaataaatacaaaacataaacttACTTATGCCTGTTCTGATCTGCAAAAGTGCATTATTAAACCCATTTTCACCCGGTTGTTGTCGGCGAAaacaaatgtaaaataaatgtgCAGTTATTACTGAAAAACAAACCTGGAACTTATTCAGACCATATTTTTGTGACATTGTGACCCGTTTAGATCGCGGAAATTTTCATAAGCTTCCTACGCGAAAAACCTTAAAGAAAGAATTTGTGAATTCAGACTCTACATTTTTccacatttaataaataaaattctgatAGGATCTTACGTTAAGTACTCGTATCTGTATTAATAGCattaatgaattaattttCAGCAACTTTGTTCAAAGTTAAACTAGTTGTAATTAGATTTCACTCAAAACGCGCGTGGGTAGAATTTAGACTTCAAGCCCAGTGTGCgtagtttaattattattttgacagctgtcagtgtATGTCTCGTAACTTGTCAATTCCAGTAATTTAgggaaaattataaaattaacaaacgAACCAGGGGCATAACTATAGCTTTCAAAACGACATAGTTTCGTGTTTAGCTTAGCAAAATTTTAGGACTCTTTCTCGTTGCATTATAATTCGTACTGATTGCTCTAGTTCGCTCgtttttcctaaaataaagtGACCCTCGTGGATTGgcacttttttttcttagtCAGCCGTGCACTCTTGTTTTAAGGGTAAGGGTGTTTATCAAACAAAGTTCAGAGCTTTTCTCTGCacctgtaaaaaaaatactgttgaATAAAGTTCACTGATCAATGTTGCCATGAGAAAGGCCGAGGACTGAGTGCTGTGGCGTGTAGAGTGGTCTATATCCAcgtaccgtaccaccaccaaTACAATAGCAATCCATAGCAACATCGCTTGCCTAACAAATGTCGGATCCacacaagttacgtcagatttgactaGCGAGCTACTCTGCTTAGGTAATGtttggtggtggtaaccccacagcaGCAAGTAGACGtctacgggctgatgatgatgcatGTTGCCATGGGGAGGATATATTGGAAGCTATCGGCAAATAGGGCGTACATTTACACACCTATCCACAAATTTGACGGTCCATTCTCAAATTACACTGCGATGCACGGTATTTCGTCGGTAACCAAAATAGAGGGCTACTATTGAAGttaactttaatattattttttccctgCTAGGCCATTCTATACAAAACCCTAGGCGCATCAATtaatataaagataaataaaaatatgagtttcttgcctccgttcttctcctaagacagaaagagcccaaccttatccgaacggagaataatttgtaaaaattgacgttcatcagaaaattttatatttatacgatgaataaaaatattagactTTGACTTTTGACTTATGAAATTCACGTCAGTTAGAGGCCATTCATGTGGTGCAGAAACTATGGATACTTACGGCTAGTCTGGAGAGCCATTCTTAAAATCAACGGACGAAcgaacattttatataatatatatatatatgcgATGAATAATAGCATTTGACTTTGGAGAGCGGTGGTATAGCTCAATCGGGTAAGTGCcggcttctcacgccagagatgcgggttcgctTGCCGGCACTGACATAagccaatgagttctttgaatttaagcaCAATgtatcgctcttacggtgaaggtcACGTTGATTACTATCTATTATCTAGATTTTAGCACATCGAGATaattatgtgaacccaccaacccgcagtggaccagcgcggtcggaaatggtccaagcttaggaaggcagtttagatcaaggagataataatatgtacaaaggtttcATTCAAGAGAGCCTGGCGAAGGTAaatacacccccacagagaatagaatagatagcATTTGACTTAGACTTTAAATTTAACACGATTTCAAAAGTCCGCCTCGGATACTGAACCGAACTATGCGGTCGAGTTCGCACGTCATCAGTAATTACTTACAAATGGGTAATTATATCAGTGTTGCCAGCTCCAATACGACTGCAGCGACTCGGTGACCGTACAACTGTTTTGTGGTCACGTGAAACTTGTCACAATGTATCTTGTTAGAGATTGAAAGGATGACCTCATTCGTCCTATAGGATCAGCGTTAGATGATGACGTGATAAGATGATCCTATTTAAACTGCAATCTCCCTAGCGTATCGATGTAGCTGTGACAAATACAAGATACTAGAGCGGGTCTAGGGTTTTTCGACGTGTGTGTtgcagataataatatatttatatactgGGAAAAGCTACCAAtctgttttaatttattaacataggtagttcattaataataataatttatatacttatagtcTTATACCCAACATTATTCATATTACAGTGTTAACATTTTTTCAGTGCTTTATTCTTCTATTTAGCGTGACAAACACTTTCGGTCATCTGGGGTTTGTCACCGTTTCGCGATACTCGGTTGATCATAACAAGGGtagttcatcaattatacgtcatcttcatattaaatttttgacAAATGCGTCAAGTCAACAtttaatccctggttatgataTAACTGAGCATCGCGAAACCGGGCCTTAGCCAGTCAGATCAGTTCCAATGTCACCTGTCACCtgtattaatatttgttttagaATACAACAGtaacttataattttaccacCCGAAACATGTTGCCTAATCAGTGGCAGGGGACTATTTTGAAGACTGTTCGCAATGTCAAAACAGAGTTGTTAACATGCGCGGCGGTCGCTAACTAGGCGTCTGCGTCGGCCCTTCGACAAATTGTGACAGCTGCGCGCGCGACGCTTTTGAGACCAAAATACTTGAGTAGTGATGTGGGTAAAAGGGATATTTTTgcagaaaatataattataattagttaattgTTGACGATGCCTTATTAGGAGGAACTTGCTATTTTGAATAAAGATTGTGTCACTTTGTTTATACTTACTACACTTTGGTCATAAAGCGTACACGAGAaagacttacccccttattcatagagaagttacaagacgttttaactaataaactgttttgtccctctctgtcaaagaacaaattgttccctgtcggagagggacaaaacagtttattagttaaaacgttttgtaacttttctatgaataagggggtaagtttaTAATTCTTCATCACCTCTACATTAGCTAGCCAGCAGCAtcagtaataattatatttctatTCATTTATGTGTGCATAATACATTTaaatcatatattattatctaggtTTGATTTTTACttgatacctacatatttcaAATGATTATGtgttgaataatatttataattgtatatctGAACAAAGAAGAATCTGAATCTAATTTACTGAATTTGAACGCACTCCACctgacaaaaataatatactttacCAATTACTATAATTAAggtttaaacataaattttaatactatCGTTGGCAAACAGACATCCCTATTTATTGGTACATTTCCCGAAATGAGCGGTAGATTATGAATTTATAACAGAGCCATGATCATAACTCAATTAAATCTTTAATATTAATGTTCGTCTGCACATCAGCACAGGCGGATAATAAATAACTGGCTATTAGCCGCGGTCGCGATATTATTAGTCCATTGTGGCCAACTATTTCAACGTATTTATATGGATTAGATAATATAATGGGTAGAATTTTGTTACTGATCAATCTGGTAGTTTGCAATAATGCATTCTTCGAATAAAACCTGCCGACAGGTTTACAGATAAAATAcctttctgtattttatttagcttTACAGCTTCTCTAGGTCAGTAGACGAATACTGACTGATCACAAATTGATCgcccgtctagtacaggtttgatagtttatcgaaaactataaaagtttacgttttctcgcatacaaagtggcgcctctagcggaaactatgaATAAACTTTTGTATGCAGGTGACAAAAAGAAACCTAAACATTTTcgttttcaaaaattgcaTAACCTCTACTGGACGGTCAGGAAGTAATTTCTCAACTATACGCCATTGAAGACGTCGTTGTCCGACGTTCGTAGAACGTCATGATGcattaggcccgggtctcctatttacgccgtagttgGCGTcaagcgtcacgccgtaggccgcgtcacgatgctcactatagaaatgtactgatgcggtctccctcacacgccgacgttggctcgtagacgtagtgagcatcgtgacgcggcctacggcgagacgctggacgcgacttACGGCGCGttataggagacccgggccttaataaataacatctgtacaggatgttgcaaaatggtTATataacttttgcaacatcctataTAATGTGTACTGTTAATTTTGCAATTAATTTCGGCATACGCCTCCAAAGGCGTGCAGCTAGAAATGGGACCCTTATGATTctaatataaatgtaaaaagCAGCAAAACCTATGTGAAGCGAAGCtagaaaaaataacttataaaattgcagtgttttataaaaacaccaaatttaaaaaaaaaagacttcTCTCATTCCCAACTTCCGCAACTACagagtaaataaaaactaagttttttaATCACATTGAAAAGTTTCTACGAGTTGGAAGAAAATAGCCATAAGCCTGCTGAAAGTTTTGCTTTTCCCTGCAAAGAAAAAGTTGGAGTTATCATCagttattaggtacctagtaaGGCTCTATGAATAGGAAATAAGTTAGCAAATTATAAAagggtagcaataaaacgagtgactgtaaattaaagttctaagtgtcaaaattaattaatttgggttatagaattactaagtgagcgactgactgcgagtgacgagaaatcaacagaacagcaacttaaaaacattaatttgagttacttaaaatacagaatgagcagcttcataatatttgagcgacctaatatttgtttgagtgtcaacgttacgtcctgcatttatttcaatatttggcaaatgtattttttatactgagcggcattttatcttaaatgaagtgtttcgaatacaaaaaccactttgaaaaatacactaatgagcagagtataatgagctcacatttaaaaaataaaaataatatgaattaaccaaggactttgtatatatAGCTATATATACAAACTCCTTGgaaataactatttgaagaaacactattctataggtgagaaattttattattgaaatataagggtaattaaataaaacaatttactccgtaaaaataaagtaatatgcatgcatttatttcaatcaaatgaacaaaaaataaaataagatgcTTTAgtcaac contains the following coding sequences:
- the LOC105386067 gene encoding uncharacterized protein LOC105386067 gives rise to the protein MADRFKKSPKQASVYAFWTNIHNVWFKNISGEGRKLHHRQNILLNEPDNGIDSEKQNVQQEGDRDGATRDHSKLKELPVIIANENQVEIGHVNDENSFEDDDDEIRRNVWSDVDDELYIAKLIELRSSNNVHNIDKRDISAYVSDSEISEKVVNSVKLEYEDMWDIEPTDLTECDCLGPPPEFLLPPPPRPPFLQSEYYCGDDPIPDLETCESEPKIDAYNHSSPSLQTSAVIGLCSLVLVLGIFIGVILVWKHKRKVTNLLPSKSSAPNNSGSARRAPPPAPLYEDLQDLPRRPPLPHRPELEPQLEMVETKRPGCPGRVFVCGAGGTWRGGGACGDACGAPLYEELPHRSDDSVHSDDHFAEDELSLVGEAAPCRTCSRPPAPHSLPHRPRQQRLDRRPKSLERRRAAQHRMPRHVHPPDPSEFHEGVLLDALLRLYPQVGTVGARPHGQMPGGGGAWPGGELPGIGCWRGPRASPKPPSGDSSFGSDSGYSNNTCGTCGTRASSRHRLSAEIPMS